The nucleotide window TCGCCATGTCCCCGCTGAGCAACAACAGCCTCTTCCTCCAGTACTCCAAGAACCCACTGCGAGAGTTTCTGCACAAAGGCTTGTGTGTGTCGCTGTCCACCGACGATCCCATGCAGTTCCACTACACCAAGGTCACAAACATCGCCGTACTTGCGTGCATGCACTGCTTTCTCTCAGAGGCTTATCAAGTGATCAGGCATCATTGGGTGTTGCAGGAGTGTTGAGGTGCGTTTTGTTTGTCTAGCTGCTTATATGCTCCTAAAACAAATGTCCAGGAAGCGCTGATGGAGGAGTACGCCATAGCAGCGCAGCTGTGGAAGCTGAGCACATGTGATCTGTGTGAGATCGCCAGGAACAGCGTCCTGCAGAGCGGACTCTCACACCAGGTAAAGACAGACGGATCGTCTCCGACTTAAAAGCAACAATACCGGCAACTTTCTGGCTGTTTTGTCGACTGTTACACTGAAGATACGACACAACtacataaaaaattacataaaagtaCAAATGTATACACGTATCCATCACTGTAATTTTCTAATGAGAATCAGCTTTGACTGCAGAGTTTGTGCACATAAGGAATTTGACTACAGTTCCACTTAACTCTGAGTAAAGACattcaaaatctaaatatgtattttaaaaaaaattattccaacCACAATTTAAGACAATAATACTTTGGTTTTAAGAATGTCAGTCAAGGGGCAAagtacaaatatatattttgtgtagATTCCTCTTAACAAAAATTCTGTACCGTGAATGTTCCTTCCTTTATGGGCTTCATGTATCAAACCCACAggagaagaaatattttcttggcTCCAACTACCTTCAAGACGGACCAGAAGGCAACGACATCCGGCGGACCAACGTGGCCCAGATCCGCATGACGTATCGCCACGAGACTCTGTGTAATGAACTCAGCTTCCTGGTGGACGCCGTGAAGACGGAGAGCACTCTGACCCCAACCAAGTTGTAGACCCGACGGGTCAGACCCAAACGCCTGGGCTGTGTCTTCAGACAACGGGACACCGACAAGACagcagttgtttttaaaaaaatcaaattcagtttattgggttttgtttttttccactttttctcaTAATGTTGGGggtgggtaaaaaaaacaaaaactgggtGGAGCCCCCTGGATTTAAACCAGTCCAGATATCACCATTTTATGtgcctcttttgttttttgtttagtttttgagTACATTCGTGCAGTTATCATACAGCAACATGTCTGTATGATTATGAGggaaatgtcactttttttaatcaaagtattAATAATGATTTTATGCTGTTGCAAGGATTTTACTAAAGACTTATGATTTATTGagtgtgaaaacatgtttggcTACATTAACAGCTAAAAAATTGATTagataattattttacaaaatgtctaATTTCTGTTTTCCCACAACTTAAATAAAGGCTGTAAAACAGATGAGAATGTTTAATACGTCagtttgtctgaaaaatgacaaTCCGGTACACGTCCAGTTTAAAGAAACCAGTAGAAAACAGGTTTCCACAacttcaaaaacacataaaacatcaatttcTGTCAAGTTTATAAAGCACCTGTGTCACTTGTATGTTTAAGATTACATTTGGTAATCATATTCATTTAGTTGTCCAGATGAAATTATGAGgaaatgtacatatttattaatttaggaagaaaaaacattactATAATGTATTTTCTCTAGGTGCCAATAACTGCTGAGATGgagattttccttttaaattaaagcaacattttaacaataatattgGGAACAACGCAAATCTTTGAAGAATCATTCTTATTTCTCTGAGTAAACAGGACCATTACTCAAAAGCAGAATTGGGTGCACCCAAATCtccatttgatttattaaactttgctaaaaaaaaaaaaaaaaaaaaaagttcttaaagaAAGAGTGACCATAGTCCTAGTCTtggttaaaaatgtgaacacCGGAAGAAAGCCCTTTCAACTGGAAGAGTTTGGTAGTTTGACTACAGGTTTGGACATCCCTGATTTGAGTCCAAGTATTTTTATGACCCAGCCGGTGcgaacacttttgcaaggtaaTGACAGAAGATTCAAgccagggtttctgcaggtttcaccaacccACATTTACGGTAAGACGTGGTCAGACTAATGCTCGGTCTCCGTGTTTGAAATCCGCTAAACCTCCAGCGGCGCGCAAACCGTTTTTCAACCACGCTACGTCACAACTGAGACATTTCTGGGGTCCGTTTGGtgcaaaaatacatacaatacACGGTTCTGTTGGCGACAAACGCGGCCTGCCAGCAGGCAATAAATCTGCTGCTACCCGTATTCGTATCGATGCTCTTACCCACTACAGATACAAAAGTGCTAGCTAGCTAGTAAAGGTAAATTAGCAGCTAGCTAGCGGTAACCGCAAGCCGTCTCGAGTCACAGAACTCAATGAAGATATCTGCGCGCGACTCAAGATTTTGCCTGAGGAGCCTGGAAAAAtattatcaatttattttttggccaTTAATTTTACCTACACGAATTTAAGAATTTTTAGCTATTCGCAGACAAAGAATATGACTAAGTAAATACGCAAGGTGACGGAGTCTTTATGTGCAAAATCGAGCTTCTTTATTAATAGTACATTAACAAGGCTTCGATTTCATTACATCCACATCCATACATACAGCATTATGACTGAAAGTACTCCAGCAAAGAAAGTACTTCAGATAGTGGAATTACAGTTAATGCTACAACCTTAAGGTGAAAgtaccaacaaaaaaaaaaaaaaactacagtagTTTGCAGGTCTAAAATCAATGGTGTCAGATATATGCATCAGCTCCATGGAGAGATATGTGCAAACTAAACAAGTTATTAAACCCATTGAATCACAACTTTATTcaacattcagaaaacaaaataaaatagaaatagaaaaaagtttctaatttaagagaacattaaaaaagagCTCAGTGATCAAATCAAAAACTTAccatcaataaaatgttcatactAATTCATATCAACACAGAATTTATTAAAGTCTTTGTGAAATAGAAATATCTTATTGAACATATATACTTCACAATCGGAGCTATCATGTATCAGGTAATACACGAGCTGGgcaataaaattagaaaataataatgataaaagtcCACTTTAAAAAGGGAGACAGTACATGCTTAGTTTATGACaatgtttaaacataaaacattgtttaaatgAGGTTTAAACAATGGTCTACAGTATTATTACAGTAATGTTTTAGTACAGGGTTTTTAATGTGTTCTTAAAGTGAGTATTGAAACAGACAGTACAATATTAAAAACTAGACTTTTAACTTGGTACAACGATGTATTTAGAGCcactgtagacagaaaaaaaggaggagtCAATTTCTGccaaattttctagaaaaaactttctaaatttctgagtttgaagtCAAAAATTTACTGAATTTGCTGAGACTAATCTCACAAATTCTTCAGAAAAAAGCAAACGGGGAAATTCCTGAGCTTGAAAAGTGTCAAATTTCCAAGAAAATTTTTGAAATATTCGGAGTTCAGaaatttcctatttttttccccccttgaacatttctgagattaacctGAAAATCTCTGAGATTTTTCAAgcaaactttcaacttttcaaactcagaaatttgctCACTTTCTCGAGAAAGTTTCAGAGTTTCATTTACGCCGTATTTTCCACTCTATCCGCTACGACACGCCATCATAGtatgattttcatttttgaaaggtTGGGTGTTCTCCACATAAATCACAGTTAATTATTAACCAGAGAGAAGGAAGCactcagaaccagacagaaataCTGAAACAGAACCCAACAAATTTCTGCCTCCAAGGAAACTTGGTACTAGGAGACAtgagaaaacagcagatttgCTCATGCAAACATATTTATGCAGAGATgagaattcatttatttttatacaataatataaagtacatttttacacacgaaagtacaataaaaaaaaaaaagaacatcttaGAAAGCAAAGTAGGATTTTATCCGAGTGAGGGAAGCAGTCATGTTAGCCAACTCCTTCTATTAAAGTTCGAACCAATTCGtccaaaacactttttgaagGAAACTCTGAATCATGTTCCTTCACAGCTTCCCATCCCAGAGCTCATTTGGGACAGAGTGGGGAACAAACACGCAGCGCTTTGCAGATGGGAAACAAATTGGACTAGACCACTTTTCCTCGGAAGTTCAGAAAGCAGGAATGTGTCTGATTTTGATTTGCGGGGGACAAAGAAATGGGAAAACCAAgattatcttctttttttgtgcgACTTATTTAACAGTTAATGGCTACCAGAAGGACAATCTGCCACAGGGCCTCCTGACTCAGCAATCAAAGTGGGTTAATCCAAGTCATTCCACCAAAATGGGAAAATATCGCTTTCCAACTCATATATATGCTCCCAAATATTACCACCTGTTTTAGAGGGGAGTGAAGGCAACATCAGGTTTCTGTCAGGACTGGTTTCAGTGGCGCTGCAGCTCGGCTAACTCGGCCCAAACGATTACAActcagcagaaaacagaaaacaagaccTGATGGAAGCATGAACGTCATTCATTTTGGGCTTTTAGGTCTTTCTCCGGTTGCTTACCGACTTTGTCGCTACATTTAGCAACTTCTCagacgaagaaaaaaaataaataaatcgtccaaaatcagaatcagtaggtcagactttttaaagatgggAGATCGACTGGAAAActggtgagaaaaacaaaagaaaaaaaaacatgtaggaGCTGAACAAGGcgaataaaatacaaaatattacttttgaTTAATGGCTGCAATgtgtgattattttagttaagcctttagaaatacataaaaggatgcaaataaattattacatttatttcttaaataagaaaataaacattttattacctaaaatgcaacaatatatatgtatatatatacgttttttaatttccctttaggatcagtaaagtaatattttcattgAATTGAATATTCTTGCAGTACTATAGGTCTCGAAAGGCTGGTAAAGTTAATcctttaccagcgtttcactgatgAGTaactcagcagatgctcagttccaccaggttacgtccacccaggcgttttgcacagctgaatgagAAATCAttgaatctccatggcaaccacatGTGCATAGAAGAATCAAGGTAACCCTCCAGGTGcatttttgatgaaaacataacattatgacatgatgtaatgcaaaaaaaaaaaaaagtgaattttacataatactgcgcCTTTAATTCCCCCTTTGGGATCCACAAACTATTTCTGAATATGAATTCATATGAATTGTATCTGAATGTATATTTGAGCCAGTACAGATTTATCATTAAAAGCCCAAAATGATTCATGCTGATGACAGGTACATGTGAACTTCTCACCAGAgctgtgtgagagtgtgtgtgcgtgtgtgtgtgtgtgttatggaGCACAGTGAGGAATACTCAGGCTGCCAAGTGCATTCTGGAAATTTGAGGCCTGGAACAGTAACTTGGTGTCTGTCGTTTAAACACAAATAAGACGCTACTAGTTGCTGTTTACGTGGAACATAAAGATCTCCCCAGTCAAAGTGACACTGTGTGTTTAATCAGGTGAAGGGTTAACCTCCCTTGCTGTGCGCGGTGTGTTAAGGCCGGTGTGGGTGACCCGCCTCATCGGCCAGGTTCAGGATGTAGCTGACCACTTCGTCCTCTGAGGGGAAGTCGGACATCACCCACGAGTCGTTGGCAGCCGTCACCTGCAGCCGGCAGATGGGACAGTTCCGGCTGCGGCCGCTCCTGCCAACGCAGAAAATGATGTCAATGAGAAGCTACAAGAAGCAACTACAGCATGAACAATACGTTTATATCAGCAATCACACTGCTCcggtgtattataagcctggcggtcAACCAGACTTTACTTCTCCCCCCACCAGGTTAAAcattgctgatttattttagtttgacattttttaagattttatagtCAGTAATCAAGCATTAATCTTCCAGTAACATAATTATCAagggatattttaaaatttccagtcaactttaaacattttttaactccgATGAATGAATAACTGCCCCAGCGCCCCAACCACCGGGGTTAGcgaggttttctgggggaaaccccgACACTGCTAGCAGAGCTCCATTAGTTTGTTGGGTTCCTCAGGGACCCGTTTGGggactgtttttattcattaaagatttaaagaagaagaaggaaaaaaaaagcgcCTCACAGTtgcttttttaatcttattGTACTTatgtgtgaataaaataataataaaaaaaataacaataaagcaAGCTTCACCATTTGTCAATGCATTTCTGACAGAAGCTGTGAGCGCAGGGCAGGATGAGGTCGGCCTTTCCGTCCATGCAGATGCAGCACTCCTCCTGGTCGGTCAGCTGCTTCACCCTGCACTCAATAAAACACACCACTTCAGCTCTACAGCgccttgcaaaactatttcTACCATTGGAGCACTTGAAAGGAATCGACATAcagttttaaactttctttttcccACTAATAAAAAACGTCAAAGCTCCCCGCTGAAGAAGAGCCACTCCTGTGTACTGACCTCCCCATCCACATGCTGGCCTGGCAGGAGTCGGTGGAGGGCAGCTGGGCGGAGCCCCTGACGGCGCCCTCTGCTGACAGAACCTCGGCCGCCTGGCTGGTGATGTCCCGGTACAGCTGGATGAACTGATACAGGTTCATGATGCGAGACGCCTCCACCACTCCGCTCTCCTTGTTAATCTGAGACATGTCAAATTCAAACCAGATCTCCCATCACCGACAACAATTAAGGAGATCGGGGGCCAATTTATCGGTGCgttcttaatatttttgaaagtgaagacattttgtttgttcctCTAACTTTGGGGACAAATTCAACAGGGacaactaaacaaataaaaaatatatatatactcaaaCCCATCAAcaacaatttcaacaaaaaaaaaactaaaacatgcacaaTGTTCTACTGGATGATCTACATAAGAACACATTTCCATAGTTCTACTGCGATCCGATGTGTTCTGATAAAACCGTTGTGGAGAATTTGTTTCTCTCCAAGActcattttcacctttttctttttgctaataGCCACAGTAATTCAGCATATGTGACAGAAATCTTCCACTttaattcctttaaaaataaagaggtGCCACAAAGGACTGGGTTTGCAAAATTAGCCTGTTGCCAGAAGACAACGGTTGATCTGTTTTGAGCATGTAACATTGTTTGGTGTGCCGTCCTTCATGAAATAACTTTGAATTCAAACACAGCTGAATGTGAACCGGCGCTCCGGATGTCACCTTGGTGCAGACGATCCGGACGGCCACCTTCCATAAGGCCGAGGCATCAGAACCGGGCTGGACCTCAAACAGAAGGTGCTTCTGCTGCCCGGCAGCCAGCTTGGCCGTCCTGAGAGGAGAGAAAACgctgtaaacaaataaaacagattcgGCCAGAAGGCTTTCCGACATACTTCATCTGAAGTGCCAAAATCAGTTGTCGCTGACATAAATGCCTGAAGAAAACGACAGAGTTTAGTTTCTTAGAGAGGAGTCCGCCTGCAGAACTCGACACCCAAGCCCAGGTCGAACTGGTGTCGAGAATTTTGAGaaactttgagattaatctcaaaaattttATAGAAGACACGAAAAGTTTTTGAAACTAGAACATAATCGATattaatttcaatatttctgtgttttgtttttttttggtggaaatgtagTCTGATACGCCATTGTAACAGACTATCAGAGTAGGCCTCCTTTATTACTTTAACATTTCAGCTGTGAATGGAAAGAACTAAAGGAAACATTAAAATCTTGTATAATTTTCTCACTTCCCCCACACTGATCTGCATTGAATTTTAAGAACTTACAATAAAGTGGTGAAATCTTGTTTCCTGTTTGTAGACTAACATCTACAGAGCATTATTAGTATGTTCAGAGAAACAGCAGAGTCGGAGCTGAGTGCTGAGACTCACACGTCATTAAGCTCAGCTACTCTGCCCAGGAACTCCTCATAGGTCAGGTAGCCGCTCTCTCGGACCAGTCCAGCATGTTTCACCAGCTTCTCAGGCAGATGGTTTATCTGACCTGAGATTTGCTGGCCCATCCTGGAAGCAGCGGCAGCACTTCAccgtccagcagggggcagcacttCATTCAGTTCTGCAGCACCTGCTGGCAAAACAAACTTCTTAAGACAGATCAAATGTTCTctaaggctgcgttcacactccAGCCTGAAGAGACCCAgttccgatttttttttttttttaccttaatgcGATCTGTATccgatcttttcatgacagtcggAACAACACAGGTCGGATTCTTTTCAAATGCGGCCCAGGCCGCTAGGGTATTCGAAACAAACGTGATTCAAATGCGACCTAATAGTCATTTGACCTGAACGTCATTGATACTCGACAAATCtcactattctgcgtcctgaAGCCCgcaagcaggaagaaaaacaacatccatGACGGATTATAATGaagattaagttgttaatatgctGCTCCAGTCGGACAACAACGTCAAATGtgtaagctatgctccaccgttaCCATCCACGTTTACTTCCACAgtgagcacttcttcttttcatGGCGGTTGGCAGAACGCTAAGAACGCTGAcattattgcgccctctactgcgcatgcgggacactttcaggtcgtttgcCCGTTCACACTGGAGATCACAAACAGGTCGCATATATTCAGAAGTGTGAACGACCACGGCAAAAGAATTGAAGTGACAAATTGGGTCACTttaggctgcagtgtgaacgcagcctgaTTCAATAGTTTTTAGCTCAGAAATACTATATTGATCCCAGAGTGAATTTGAAAGTTGTTGCAACTTGtagaatgtttttctgaaacattgtTAGAAATGCCCTAACTGTGGACAGGGAGGAAGTCCTGTAGCAGTCGGTGTTACATTGGTTCCACATgaagcctctgactaaagacacTGTTGTTGTATGTTGCTCTTATGAAGGGGACGCTCAAGGTTGCCAGTAGATTTCTTGACTTTATGAAGAATCCTCTataaactgaagaaatgttGAGATGACAGAGAATGTTCCTGTTCCAACCAAAGGGAGCCACACACTTCCTGAACTTACAGAAAGGTCAGcttcagttgttttgaaatatttgtgataaACATGAACAGTCGTAGTGTGGAGGCTGAACGCGTACCACCTCTGGCGTAATGGTTGAATCTCAATTATTTTTGGTCCTGTGAAAATACagattgaataaaattaaatgaaaaatgtatttaattgtgttttaaaactacaactgCCAGCCACTAATGGCATGTCAGTAAAGGAGCTGACTGCTAGCTAGTTAGAACAAAACATAGACAGACTAATAAATCAGCTAAAATCAGCTGTCTAAAATTATAATAATCTTATagagcataaaaacaaaaactgaataatatTCAGCACTTCAAGAAGATGTAATTTACTCAATTTATGAGgcgtttgttttctctttttatattttatgtctgtcacaataacaaattttaaataaattgtccTGGTGATTGTtgcaatgttgttgttttcagaccattttcaagtcatttattgataatggcataataacgCTAGTTCACCCtctcaataaactttaattttgtggAGCACATTGCACACagaaactggaagatattttaactatccaaaataacacataaaaaccaaagataattttaaaaaattaaatataaagcaCTTACAACCtcaccagaaataaaatggatcatGAAGTCTCCTTGAACAAAACTTCCCTCAAGAAATACTAATTATAAGAATGGAAATGATggagctcatttttatttatcgtGCGACTAATCGAGTCATTGCTTATTCCAACACTAATGGATAGTCAGACTTGTGGTAATCACATCTTGTTCTATATCTAGTAAACCTAGCAGCCCAGAAATCCTGAAGAGTTTCAATATTTACAGCTGTGcaaatagataaaatatttgcacagcCGTAAATCGTTTCAGAAAGCTGAGAGAAGATAACAGGTGTGTGTAACTCATTACTTCGTTGTGTGGTTTGTTGCAAACACCTTTAGTGTGGCCGtacaaaaacattcaggacATGAAAACACTGACAGTACCGAATCCAACAAACTAGGGTTGCACAATGAACCAATATCATACAATCATAACAATGTCAGTGtgtaacaaacatttctttgttgtaATGAAGAGTTACTCAAATGGATGGAGCTTACACCTGACGCACGTGATAAGATGGCCTAGCCCAGAAACTAAAGTCCACCATGTCAATAACATCGTAATAACAGGTGAGAAGGCGAGGAATGACTGAAATGTAGATAATGTACCAGGATTTGATGCCATGGCaacatttaataacatttcagcAGGCGGATTTTCCAATACTATGCAGCCCCGTGGTAAATAAGTCTGTATAGTTTATCTAAAACTTTACTAATATATGTATTATTAACAGGTTGTTGTAAATAGACGTCTACGATATAAAAACAATCTAACAATATGTTAATGGACCGCTGTATACAGACTGCTGGCCAACTGAGAACCATTTGAAACCAAATAACCTAAAACGCGAACTCAGCTTCAGCTAACCAGTTacaattattatcatttttaaaacattcatttcgGACCAAACTCAACTGAACCTAAGCTCAGTTCAAATTCAAAGTTCTACTGATAAGCTATCAGCTAgcaagaagcagcagctctgctgcaAAAGCGAGGCGAGCCGGCTACATGCTAGCAACGAACAAGAAGAGCTGtcactataaaataaattatgacgGAAAATATTACGTTATTCAAACTCACCACACTTTTAGTCCAGAAAGTTGAGTCTTCCGTTGCTGCCTTCGCTGAGAACttgatttgacaaaaacaacaacacgcAGCGGCGCGACTTGATGACGCAATCACAGCCACTTTGTTGTTCGCCCAGGTGATTTGGGTAATTTCTGTTGGAAGGTTTTCAATATTTGTTCATAATTTACCTTCTTGTTCATGTGGTTTAACCCGTTGAACTGGAAGTAAATTGTCGGAAGTTGTTTCAGGTAGTTGTGGTCTCATTTGCTTCCTGCCACAACCGTTTGTAAGtatgagcaaaaaaaacaaaacaaacaaacacacgaTTAAAAGTCAACACTAGTAAAGTTGTCACAGTGCTGCGCAAACGTACTCATTCCTCTTAGTTCCcttagctttattttattaaaatattattattttattattagcaTTTTCATTTCTATGACATAAACACAAGTTTCCATAAATTTAAATAGTATTCAAATCCCTTGAACCTTTATACATTGTGTAATGGTACAACCAAAGTATTAATTTAAGATCATATCTGATAGACCGGCTGATAGAATGTCTTTCttcatggagtttgcatgttctttcggtataatataatataatgtaatataatataatataatataatataatataatataatataatataatataatataatataatataatataatat belongs to Gambusia affinis linkage group LG08, SWU_Gaff_1.0, whole genome shotgun sequence and includes:
- the rnf141 gene encoding RING finger protein 141, giving the protein MGQQISGQINHLPEKLVKHAGLVRESGYLTYEEFLGRVAELNDVTAKLAAGQQKHLLFEVQPGSDASALWKVAVRIVCTKINKESGVVEASRIMNLYQFIQLYRDITSQAAEVLSAEGAVRGSAQLPSTDSCQASMWMGRVKQLTDQEECCICMDGKADLILPCAHSFCQKCIDKWSGRSRNCPICRLQVTAANDSWVMSDFPSEDEVVSYILNLADEAGHPHRP